The following proteins are co-located in the Shouchella hunanensis genome:
- a CDS encoding tyrosine-type recombinase/integrase, whose protein sequence is MKGHIRKRGNKYVIVVDLERDHNNERRQKWFSGYDTKKAAQKDMPRILNEINTGNFIEPSKESFAAYLEKWILNKRSRLKASTFQVYKTHLRIHIIPKLGNYKLEKLNRLHLKTFFSYLENDLGLAPATIKKVHTVISSALSEAVEDGIVGKNVAAGLKTARIERKEIHVWDEKQLLQFLNSSKHDPLYIAFHLAAMTGMRRSEVLGLRWKDVDFKNSLLRTVVTHTPYGASDGKTKASFNRTIDLDEVTITELQKRKERVDFEKERAGGGYKDNDLVVCTSLGTHVTPRNLNRKWYQLKEDANVPSIRFHDLRHTHATLMLLQGIPVKVVAERLGHSSITTTLDTYNHLLPSIQREAIAMFSKNLYTTGN, encoded by the coding sequence ATGAAAGGACATATACGTAAACGAGGAAATAAATATGTAATCGTTGTAGATTTGGAGAGAGATCATAATAATGAAAGACGTCAAAAGTGGTTTTCAGGCTACGATACAAAGAAAGCAGCACAAAAAGACATGCCCCGTATACTTAATGAGATTAACACGGGAAATTTTATTGAACCCTCTAAAGAGTCTTTCGCTGCTTATTTAGAAAAGTGGATTTTAAACAAACGGAGTAGATTAAAAGCCTCCACCTTCCAAGTTTATAAAACCCACCTTCGTATCCACATCATACCTAAGCTTGGGAATTACAAGTTGGAAAAGCTCAATAGACTTCATCTAAAGACATTCTTTTCTTATTTAGAGAACGATCTTGGATTAGCTCCCGCTACTATTAAAAAAGTTCATACCGTTATTAGTTCTGCTTTGTCAGAAGCTGTAGAAGATGGAATCGTTGGAAAGAACGTCGCAGCTGGCTTAAAAACTGCACGAATTGAACGAAAAGAAATTCATGTTTGGGATGAAAAACAGCTTTTACAATTTCTCAATTCTAGTAAACACGATCCCTTATATATTGCTTTTCATTTAGCAGCTATGACAGGTATGCGGCGTAGTGAGGTGCTTGGTCTTCGTTGGAAGGATGTGGACTTTAAAAATAGTTTACTAAGAACTGTTGTCACCCACACACCATACGGGGCTTCAGATGGTAAAACTAAAGCTAGTTTTAATCGTACGATTGATTTAGATGAAGTAACTATTACTGAATTACAGAAACGTAAAGAACGAGTAGATTTTGAGAAAGAACGAGCTGGAGGAGGATATAAAGATAATGATTTAGTTGTTTGCACTAGCTTAGGTACACATGTAACACCACGTAACCTCAACCGAAAGTGGTATCAGCTTAAAGAAGATGCTAATGTGCCGTCGATCCGCTTTCACGATTTACGACATACACATGCTACGTTGATGCTGTTGCAAGGCATTCCGGTTAAAGTTGTAGCGGAGAGATTAGGACACTCAAGTATTACAACAACTTTAGATACTTACAATCATTTGTTGCCTTCCATTCAGAGAGAAGCGATAGCGATGTTTAGTAAGAATTTGTATACAACAGGAAATTAA